The Glandiceps talaboti chromosome 19, keGlaTala1.1, whole genome shotgun sequence genome contains a region encoding:
- the LOC144450010 gene encoding C3 and PZP-like alpha-2-macroglobulin domain-containing protein 8 — MDLTILKFHTRVSFTLAVCLAVFIFRCTSTATPDPECANQMQFSTNTTYLYRYLASSSPITRVDFKAKAKNDVRIALSAGPQDKPALYEIGIGGSMNSKSFIRRSKGGQNCVFANTPSILSPNEFRGFWITYNNSVIKVGKEGHAAFMEWTDPNPLPVNNIGYSTGWGSNGEFEFCVDESTEDFVMNVMP; from the exons ATGGACCTGACAATATTGAAATTTCATACCAGAGTCAGTTTTACTCTTGCAGTGTGCCTTGCTGTATTCATTTTTAGATGTACATCTACAGCAACCCCCGATCCTG aATGTGCTAATCAGATGCAATTTTCTACCAATACAACATATCTGTACCGTTATCTTGCATCATCATCACCTATTACACGTGTTGACTTTAAAGCCAAAGCAAAGAATGATGTCCGTATTGCACTCTCTGCTGGACCACAGGATAAGCCTGCCTTATATGAGATTGGTATTGGTGGATCTATGAATTCGAAATCATTCATACGACGCAGTAAAGGGGGCCAGAACTGCGTATTTGCAAATACTCCTAGCATCCTGTCACCAAATGAATTCAGAGGATTTTGGATAACCTACAACAATAGTGTTATCAAGGTTGGTAAAGAAGGCCATGCAGCATTTATGGAATGGACTGATCCGAACCCTTTACCTGTAAACAACATTGGATATTCCACTGGCTGGGGAAGTAATGGAGAATTTGAGTTCTGCGTTGATGAATCTACTGAAG ATTTTGTTATGAATGTGATGCCATAA